A window of Bos javanicus breed banteng unplaced genomic scaffold, ARS-OSU_banteng_1.0 tig00000403_1, whole genome shotgun sequence contains these coding sequences:
- the LOC133244020 gene encoding olfactory receptor 8I2 produces the protein MAGNNFTEVTFFILSGFANHPELHVSLFMMFLFIYLITVLGNLGLILIIRIDSQLHTPMYFFLSNLAFIDIFYSSTVTPKALVNLQSIQKTISFVACFVQMYFFVGLVCSECFLLGSMAYDRYVAICNPLLYPVVMSQKVCRWLGVMPYMMGFTNSLVSICVISRLAFCEASINHFFCDTTALLALSCVDAFSTEMVIFVLAGFTLLSSLFIITVTYIAIISAILQIRSAAGREKAFSTCVSHIVGVTVFYGSLIFTYLQPDNTSSLTQAQVASVFYTIVIPMLNPLIYSLRNKDVKNALLKAFQKLFP, from the coding sequence ATGGCTGGGAACAATTTCACAGAGGTGAcgttcttcattctctctggattTGCAAATCACCCTGAACTACACGTCAGCCTCTTCATGATGTTCCTCTTTATTTATCTCATCACTGTTTTAGGGAACCTTGGACTAATTCTGATAATCAGAATTGACTCTCAGCTCCACACACCTATGTACTTTTTCCTTAGCAATTTAGCATTCattgatatattttattcttctactGTAACACCCAAGGCACTGGTAAATCTCCAGTCAATTCAGAAAACCATCTCCTTCGTTGCTTGCTTTGTTCAAATGTACTTTTTTGTGGGTTTAGTGTGTAGTGAGTGTTTTCTTCTGGGGtccatggcctatgaccgctatgtagCTATCTGCAATCCCTTACTGTATCCCGTGGTCATGTCACAGAAGGTGTGCAGGTGGTTGGGAGTCATGCCTTATATGATGGGCTTCACCAATTCTCTGGTCTCCATCTGTGTGATCAGCAGGTTGGCATTCTGTGAGGCCAGCATCAATCACTTTTTCTGCGACACCACAGCTCTTCTGGCTCTGTCTTGTGTGGATGCATTCAGCACAGAAATGGTGATCTTTGTTTTAGCTGGCTTCACCCTGCTTAGCTCTCTCTTCATCATCACAGTCACCTACATTGCCATCATCTCAGCCATCCTGCAGATCCGGTCTGCAGCAGGCAGAGAGAAAGCCTTTTCCACCTGTGTGTCCCACATCGTGGGGGTGACCGTCTTCTATGGGTCCCTGATTTTCACGTATTTGCAGCCTGATAACACATCTTCCTTGACCCAGGCACAGGTGGCATCTGTATTCTATACCATTGTCATTCCCATGCTGAATCCACTTATCTATAGTTTGAGGAACAAAGATGTAAAAAATGCTCTCCTGAAAGCATTTCAAAAACTGTTTCCATGA